One Solanum pennellii chromosome 9, SPENNV200 DNA segment encodes these proteins:
- the LOC107030110 gene encoding transcription factor SRM1-like — protein sequence MLDPTNVDNELEIPEWRASLEEESNMINKNKTQVLLKEFKIKMNLNGTLNKYKTRLVVKVYAQQYGIYFHETFALVARFDTIRFLLAVAAHHKWQVFQLDVKFAFLNGSKKKSIDQTCNSSFWTRDEDKIFENTLAIYVNDNNLFMKMEEALPGKSLDDIKDHYNILVEDICVIDSGHVPLPNYPKMQSNGNKSTKAYIEWRRGTHWTEEEHRLIISRGLGKYGKGDWKSISGHCVITRTTKGTEEKEQNQAIDIISVDAEFRGTFQVPNTMDMIGPDCGGSQEVPNSSNESMYPLESTNAEQMTTIVGGELSGQNTFVNVGSPP from the exons ATGTTGGATCCAACAAATGTAGACAATGAATTGGAAATTCCCGAATGGAGGGCTTCCCTAGAGGAGGAGTCCAATATGattaacaagaataaaacaCAGGTACTCTTGAAGGAGTTCAAGATTAAGATGAATTTAAATGGAACACTAAACAAGTACAAAACAAGGCTTGTTGTGAAGGTGTACGCACAACAATATggaatttattttcatgaaaccTTTGCACTAGTTGCAAGGTTCGATACCATCAGATTTCTACTTGCAGTTGCAGCACACCACAAGTGGCAAGTATTTCAATTGGATGTTAAGTTTGCCTTCCTTAATGG atctaaaaaaaaaagcatcgATCAGACATGCAATAGCTCCTTCTGGACTAGGGATGAGGATAAAATCTTTGAGAATACCCTAGCGATCTACGTTAATGATAACAATCTATTCATGAAGATGGAAGAAGCACTTCCTGGGAAATCACTTGATGATATCAAGGATCACTACAATATACTCGTAGAAGATATATGTGTCATCGATTCTGGGCACGTTCCATTACCCAATTATCCAAAAATGCAAAGCAATGGAAACAAAAGTACGAAAGCATATATTGAATGGCGAAGAGGGACTCATTGGACAGAAGAGGAACACAGGTTG ATCATCTCTCGAGGCTTAGGCAAATATGGAAAAGGTGACTGGAAGAGTATATCTGGGCATTGTGTGATAACAAGAACCACAAAAGGGACAGAAGAGAAGGAGCAAAACCAAGC tattGATATAATTAGCGTGGATGCTGAATTCCGTGGAACTTTTCAAGTTCCAAACACCATGGACATGATTGGACCTGATTGTGGAGGATCACAAGAAGTGCCTAACAGTAGCAATGAGAGCATGTATCCTCTAGAAAGCACCAATGCTGAGCAGATGACAACAATTGTTGGGGGCGAGCTATCAGGTCAGAACACTTTTGTGAATGTTGGCAGTCCCCCTTGA